The following DNA comes from Burkholderia stabilis.
CAGTGTCTGGTACGGATAGCCGGTGCGCACCGTCATCACGCTCTTGTCGGACTGGTCGGCCGGCTTCTTGCTTGCGCCGAACACGAGTGCCTCGCCGACCGGCTGCTTGCCCTCCATCCGCGCGAACGTGTAGTCGACCTCGACCCAGTCGTCGCCGCGGCGACGGCCCACCGAGCGCGCGCGCATCTGTCCCATCTGCTTGCGGTGCAGGAACTGATGGTTCATGTCCATCAGGTTCTCGTGCATGAACGAGTAGTGGCACTTGACCTCGCGGCCGAAGCGGCGAGTTTTGTACGCGCGGTTGTCCGCCGATTCGAGCGCGGGGAACGGCCGCGTGTCGGCGAGCGTCGCGTCGCCGGGAAACACGAAGATCAGCCCGTGCGATTCGCGGCACGGGTACGCGCGCACGCCGTTCGGCAAGCGCTCGCGGCCGAGATAGGGCACGTCGACGCAGCGGCCGCTGTCGCACGCGTAGGTCCACCCGTGATAGCAGCAGCGCAGCGTTTCGCCGCTCACGACGCCCGCATGCAGCGGCACCTGGCGGTGCGCGCAACGATCTTCGAGCGCGTACACGGCGCCCGATTCGGTGCGCACGAGTACGATCGGATCGCCGGCGAAGCGCACGCCGAGCGTCTTGCCGCGCTTGAGCTCGCGCGACCACGCGAGCGGATACCAGTGATCGGGATGAATCGGCACGCGGCGCAGATCGCGCACGCCGGTGCCGGAAGAGGGTTCTCCGACGGTGCTGCTGTCAGGCAAGGGCACTGCGAGCATGCGTGACGCCTCCTGGCTGGGCGGGTGTTCCGAACGCCGCATGGCGCGGCGTGGATCAGGAGAAGTCTACGCGAAGTTACCCGTTGCGGCGGACGCGATGCGGGTTTGCCCCGGCACGGCAGGCGCGATTTCCTTGATGCGGCGCAACCCGGGCCGCACGTGAGGCGCCCGGCCCGGGCCGCGCGGCGGGCAGTCCCCGTCACGCGGCCGGTTGCCGGTCACGAACCGGTATCGCGCCACAGCACCGCGTCGGAGCGGTACAGCGCCGGGAAGCGCTGCTTCAGCCCGGCGACCTTCGGCAGGTCGTTGAACGCGATATACGGCGCGTCGGGATGCAGCTCGAGGTAGTTCTGGTGATAGGCCTCGGCCGGATAGAACCCCTTGTAGGCCTCGACGCGCGTGACGACGGGCGCGGGAAACACGTGCGCGCCGCCGAGCTGCGCGATGTACGCGGTCGCGACCGCGCGTTGCTGCGCGGTGGTCGGGAAGATCGCGGAGCGGTACTGCGGCCCATCGTCGGGGCCTTGCCGGTTGAGCTCGGTCGGATCGTGCGCGACCGAGAAGAACACCTGCAGCAGCCGGCCGTACGTGACCTGCGTCGGGTCGTAGACGATGCGGACCGATTCCGCGTGCCCCGTCAGCCCGGAGCCGACGAGCGCGTAGTGCGCGGTTTCGGACGCGCCGCCCGCATAACCGGCCGTGACCTGCTTCACGCCCTTCACGTGCTCGAACACGCCCTGCACGCCCCAGAAGCAGCCGCCGGCGAACACGGCCGTCTCGTCGTGCGACGCGCCGGGCGTTTCGTCGAGCGTCGGCGCGGGCACGGTGCGCATCGGTTCGGCGGAATTGACGATGCGCTGGAAGCCGAACACGGCGGCGGCCGCGACGGCGATCGCGCCGATGCGGCGCAGCATGGCCGCGCGCCGTCGCGGCGCGGCATCGCGGGGGGGAATCGGGTTCATCGTTTGCTCCTTCGGAATGCGGGTGGAAGACGGTGCGCGGATGACGGGGCGCCCGCGTTCAACCGAAAGTGAATGCGTACGCATCGACACCGCGATCGAGAAACTCGATCGCGAACGTGCGGTCGGCGATCGCGCCGGGCTGCCTGACGAGCTGGTACAGGCGCTGCCCGGTGACGGTGCCGTAGCCCTGCGCATCGATGTCGGCACCGTGCGCGGCGCCGGGCGCCGCGCCGTCGAGCGTCACGCGAAAGCGCACCGGCTGGCCGTTCTCGCCGGGGCCGAGCACGAGGTGCAGGTCGCGCGCATGGAAGCGGTAGACGATCCGGCCGGCCGGTGCGGCGAGCGTCGCGCGCTCGGCGCCGACCTGCCACGTGCCGGCGAGGCCCCAGTCGTTGAGATCGGGGCGCGCCGGCGCGTCGTAGCGGTGCGCCGCATCGCGCACGACGCCGCCCGGCGACGTGAAGTCCTCCGCGCGCGCATAACCGACATAGGTTTCGGGCGAGCGCACGTCCGCGGCGTCCGCCGCCGCGAGCGCGCCCTTCGCGGGCGCACCGGCCAGCCCGAGCGGCACGTTCAATGCTTCCGGATGGCCGGCTTCGGCGAGCAGAGACTGGATCGCGCGTTCCGACTGCGCGTATTCGCCTTCGCCGAAGTGGTGATGGCGGATGCGTCCCTGCGCGTCGACGAAGTAGTGCGCCGGCCAGTATTCGTTGCCGAACGCGCGCCAGATCGAATAGCCGTTGTCGATCGCGACCGGGTAGTCGATACCGAGGTCGTGCACGGCCTTCTTCACGTTGCCGATGTCGCGCTCGAACGCGAATTCCGGCGCATGCACGCCGATCACGACGAGCCCGTACGGCGCGTACTTGCGCGCCCACGCGTTCGTGTAAGGCAGCGTGCGCAGGCAGTTGATGCACGAGTACGTCCAGAAATCGACGAGCACGACCTTGCCGCGCAGGCCGGCCGCGGTCAGCGGCGGCGAGTTCAGCCACTGCACGGCCCCGTCGAGCGACGGCAGCGTGCCTTCGACGGGCAGCGCGGACGGCGTCGAGCCGACCGCGCGCATCATTGCGCCGCCGGGCTGCGCGCCATCGGCGGTCGCCGCCATCATCGCGCCGCCCGCCGCGTTGCCGGCGGCATCGCCGGTCGCGGCCATCGCCGCCGGCGTGCCGTTCGAGCGGCCGCCGAGCCGGTCGATGAGCTTCGTCTCGAGCCCGCCCGTCGCGACGGTCGACAGTTGCGCGAGTGCGCCGGTATCGAGGCCGAGCGCGATCGCGCCGACGCCGGCCAGCAGCGCTACGCCGATGCCGCGCCGGATCCATTCGCCGGCGCCGAGCGAGCGCTTCATCGCGGCGAACACCTTGCCGCCGATCACGAGCGCGACGGCGAGCGATGTCGCCGCGCCGGCCGCATATGCGACGAGCAGCAGCGTCGTGCCGACGCTCGCGCCGCGCAGCGCGGCGCCGGTCAGCACGAGCCCGAGGATCGGGCCTGCGCAGGGCGCCCACAGCAGGCCCGTCGCGACGCCGAGCAGCAGCGACGACGCGGGGCCGGCCGGGCGGCCGTCGCGCTGCGCGAGCCCGGTGAGCCGGTTGCCGGCAGCGACGAGCGGGCGCGTCAGGTGTTCCGCGAAGCGCGGCATCAGCAGCGTCAGGCCGAACACGGCGAGCAGCACGATCGCGATCCAGCGGCCGGCCTGGTTGGCCTGCGCGACCCAGCCGCCGCCGACGGCGGCGAGCGTCGCGACGACGGCGAACGTGAGCGCCATGCCGGCGAGCAGCGGCAGGCCGGTGCGCACGAACGGCTGGTCAGCGCGCGCGAACACGAATGGCAGCACGGGCAGGATGCACGGGCTCAGGATCGTGAGCACGCCGCCGAGATAGGCAAGGACGATGAGCAGCATGGTGCGTTCTCCAGTCGGTCGAAGCAGGGCCGGATCAGGCGGCGGCCGGGTGGAAGGCGAGCGCGAGCCCGTTCATGCAGTAGCGCAGGCCGGTCGGCGCCGGGCCGTCGTCGAACACGTGCCCGAGATGGCCGCCGCAGCGGCGGCAGTGCACTTCGGTGCGGATCATCCCGAACGACGCGTCGGTGTTGGTCGCGACCGCGTGGTCGAGCGGCTTCCAGAAGCTCGGCCAGCCCGTGTGGCTGTCGAACTTGGCGGCCGACGAGAACAGCGCGAGGTCGCAGCCGGCGCACGCGAACGTGCCGTGCCGGTGCTCGTCGTTCAGCGGGCTGCTGTACGGCCGCTCGGTGCCGGCGTCGCGCAGGACGTCGTACTGGGCGGGCGTGAGCCGGCGATGCCATTCGGCGTCGCTGAGCGTGATTTCGAAGCGGGTGCCCGGCTGCGGGGTGGCCGGCGGCGCAGCGAACGCGCGGCCGACCAGCGCGCGGCGGCCGGCGGACGACAGTGCCGCGAGCGCGGCGAGGCCGGTGGCGCCGGCGAACAGCAGATGTCTGCGGGTGGGCATGATGGGCTCCTGGAAGCAGGTCCTGAAAACATGCGCCCATCGTAGGCGGCAGCCGGTGTCGAAGTCCTCACGGAAAGTTAAAGGAATCGTGATTAATTGCCGGGTGCTCCGGCCGGCGCCGCCGAATCCGTCAGAGCCCCGTCTGACAAGGATTTTCGGGGAATTCGCGGTTCGCCCATTTCCGGGGGAATCCCGCACGAGCCGCAACTTTTTAGTGTTTTTTTTATGTTTGCGGTGTCGGGTAGGCGATCAACAGGAGGCGCGGAAAGAAAGGCCGAAAGGAGGGCGGCAAGTTGCAGCAAGGTGCGATCGAAAAGCATGGGCTGCACGACCCTTCGTGCCCACAGGATCGCAGGCGTGTTTGCGTCGAACGTTCTGCCGTTGCTTACCGCGATGTCCGAATCATCTCGTCATCCTGCGCTAACGTGACAATGCCGCCAGTTGACACCGGTCTGCGCATCTCCTGATCGACTGCGACGACTTGATCTCGGTCCGGGACATCAGTTCGGCACATCACCCGAGTCGCTCGTACACAATCTTTCCCGGCGAGAACGAATCGCTGCGCGCGACTGGCCACCACGTGTCATACAGCGCGGACCCAAAGGGTCCGTCACCCAGCAGCACACCCGGCTTCAGATACTCGAGCAGCGACGACAAAAGATCGATCTGGTGCGGCGTGACACGCTGGACAATGTGATGCGCGCGCAACTCGGACGGGTGTTCAAGGCCCGCAGCTTGCACCAGCTCCTGCAGCGCGTGCAGCGTATTGCGGTGGAAATTGTAGACGCGCTCGGCCTTGTCAGGCACGACGAGCGCGCGCTGGCGAGCGGGATCCTGGGTCGCGACGCCGGTCGGGCAGCGGCCTGTATCGCAGTGCTGCGCCTGGATACAGCCGACTGCGAACATGAAGCCGCGTGCCGAGTTGATCCAGTCCGCGCCGATCGCGAGCGCGCGTGCGATGTCGAATGCGGTGATGATCTTGCCGCTTGCGCCGAGCTTCACCTGATCACGCAAGCCGATCCCGACCAACGTGTTGTGCACGATCAGCAAGCCTTCCTGCAGCGGCATGCCAACGTGGTCGGTAAATTCGAGCGGTGCGGCGCCGGTGCCGCCTTCCGCACCGTCGACCACGATGAAATCCGGCACGATGCCGGTTTCCAGCATGGCCTTCGCAATGCCGAAGAACTCCCAGGGATGTCCGATACACAGCTTGAAGCCGGTCGGCTTGCCACCCGAAAGATCGCGCAGTTGGTCAATGAAGACGAGCAGTTCGCGAGGCGTCGCGAACGCCGAGTGCGCGGACGGCGAGATGCAGTCCTGCCCCATCGGGATGCCGCGCGTCTCGGCGATTTCGCGCGTCACTTTCGCCGCGGAGAGGATGCCACCGTGACCGGGCTTCGCGCCCTGCGACAGCTTCACCTCGATCATTTTCACCTGCCCATCGCGCGCTTGCTGCGCGAATCGATCCGGGTCGAATGTGCCATCGGCGTTTCGGCAACCAAAGTAGCCCGAACCGATTTCCCAAATGAGGTCGCCGCCATGTTCGCGATGGTACGGCGAAATGGACCCTTCACCCGTGTCGTGCGCGAAGTTGCCTTGCTTCGCGCCGCGATTGAGGGCGCGGATCGCATTCGCCGACAGCGCGCCGAAGCTCATCGCCGAGACGTTGAAGATCGACATGTCGTACGGCGCCAGGCGGGACGCGCCGACGCGGATCCGGAAATCGTGTCCGTCGAGTTGTGTCGGCACGAGCGAATGATCGATCCACTGGTGCGCGACGATCTTCACATCGAGTTTGGTGCCGAACGGTCGCTTGTCCCCGACGTTTTTTGCTCGCTGGTAGACGAGGCTGCGCTGCACATGCGAGAACGGCTTCTCGTCGGTGTCGCCCTCGATGAAGTACTGACGCACGGCCGGGCGAATGAACTCGGACAGGAAACGCAGGTGGCCCGCGAGCGGGTAATTGCGCAGGATCGCGTGCCGGTGCTGCCGCATGTCGGACAGGCCTAGAACGATCAGCGCGGTGACAGGAATGAGCCACAACCACGAGATCGCCTGCCGGGCCACGAGGATGGCAACGGCAGCGAAGAAAAGGGCCACGCACCACATCGCTAGGTAGCGTTTGCTGAACATTGGAACTCCATGAGAAAGATCGAGCGCACCGAGCGACTGTGGAAGGTCGATCGGGGGTTTCAGGCGCCGTCAATCCAGCCACGAA
Coding sequences within:
- a CDS encoding aromatic ring-hydroxylating oxygenase subunit alpha, with amino-acid sequence MLAVPLPDSSTVGEPSSGTGVRDLRRVPIHPDHWYPLAWSRELKRGKTLGVRFAGDPIVLVRTESGAVYALEDRCAHRQVPLHAGVVSGETLRCCYHGWTYACDSGRCVDVPYLGRERLPNGVRAYPCRESHGLIFVFPGDATLADTRPFPALESADNRAYKTRRFGREVKCHYSFMHENLMDMNHQFLHRKQMGQMRARSVGRRRGDDWVEVDYTFARMEGKQPVGEALVFGASKKPADQSDKSVMTVRTGYPYQTLQIRSSEGTLVMDLWIVYVPLDAEQRTNRTFGMLSIHKPGIPFALDLAWPLLVWFTERIFREDRWIVEREQEAHDRQGADWNHEVFPVINELRDLLRQCGARTVIPIREARDGA
- the msrA gene encoding peptide-methionine (S)-S-oxide reductase MsrA, encoding MNPIPPRDAAPRRRAAMLRRIGAIAVAAAAVFGFQRIVNSAEPMRTVPAPTLDETPGASHDETAVFAGGCFWGVQGVFEHVKGVKQVTAGYAGGASETAHYALVGSGLTGHAESVRIVYDPTQVTYGRLLQVFFSVAHDPTELNRQGPDDGPQYRSAIFPTTAQQRAVATAYIAQLGGAHVFPAPVVTRVEAYKGFYPAEAYHQNYLELHPDAPYIAFNDLPKVAGLKQRFPALYRSDAVLWRDTGS
- the msrB gene encoding peptide-methionine (R)-S-oxide reductase MsrB, whose protein sequence is MPTRRHLLFAGATGLAALAALSSAGRRALVGRAFAAPPATPQPGTRFEITLSDAEWHRRLTPAQYDVLRDAGTERPYSSPLNDEHRHGTFACAGCDLALFSSAAKFDSHTGWPSFWKPLDHAVATNTDASFGMIRTEVHCRRCGGHLGHVFDDGPAPTGLRYCMNGLALAFHPAAA
- a CDS encoding FMN-binding glutamate synthase family protein; the protein is MFSKRYLAMWCVALFFAAVAILVARQAISWLWLIPVTALIVLGLSDMRQHRHAILRNYPLAGHLRFLSEFIRPAVRQYFIEGDTDEKPFSHVQRSLVYQRAKNVGDKRPFGTKLDVKIVAHQWIDHSLVPTQLDGHDFRIRVGASRLAPYDMSIFNVSAMSFGALSANAIRALNRGAKQGNFAHDTGEGSISPYHREHGGDLIWEIGSGYFGCRNADGTFDPDRFAQQARDGQVKMIEVKLSQGAKPGHGGILSAAKVTREIAETRGIPMGQDCISPSAHSAFATPRELLVFIDQLRDLSGGKPTGFKLCIGHPWEFFGIAKAMLETGIVPDFIVVDGAEGGTGAAPLEFTDHVGMPLQEGLLIVHNTLVGIGLRDQVKLGASGKIITAFDIARALAIGADWINSARGFMFAVGCIQAQHCDTGRCPTGVATQDPARQRALVVPDKAERVYNFHRNTLHALQELVQAAGLEHPSELRAHHIVQRVTPHQIDLLSSLLEYLKPGVLLGDGPFGSALYDTWWPVARSDSFSPGKIVYERLG
- a CDS encoding cytochrome c biogenesis protein DipZ — protein: MLLIVLAYLGGVLTILSPCILPVLPFVFARADQPFVRTGLPLLAGMALTFAVVATLAAVGGGWVAQANQAGRWIAIVLLAVFGLTLLMPRFAEHLTRPLVAAGNRLTGLAQRDGRPAGPASSLLLGVATGLLWAPCAGPILGLVLTGAALRGASVGTTLLLVAYAAGAATSLAVALVIGGKVFAAMKRSLGAGEWIRRGIGVALLAGVGAIALGLDTGALAQLSTVATGGLETKLIDRLGGRSNGTPAAMAATGDAAGNAAGGAMMAATADGAQPGGAMMRAVGSTPSALPVEGTLPSLDGAVQWLNSPPLTAAGLRGKVVLVDFWTYSCINCLRTLPYTNAWARKYAPYGLVVIGVHAPEFAFERDIGNVKKAVHDLGIDYPVAIDNGYSIWRAFGNEYWPAHYFVDAQGRIRHHHFGEGEYAQSERAIQSLLAEAGHPEALNVPLGLAGAPAKGALAAADAADVRSPETYVGYARAEDFTSPGGVVRDAAHRYDAPARPDLNDWGLAGTWQVGAERATLAAPAGRIVYRFHARDLHLVLGPGENGQPVRFRVTLDGAAPGAAHGADIDAQGYGTVTGQRLYQLVRQPGAIADRTFAIEFLDRGVDAYAFTFG